Proteins encoded in a region of the Streptomyces sp. NBC_01471 genome:
- a CDS encoding cytochrome P450 — protein sequence MPAIPVSDVDLYTREARTDPYPIYEELRALGPVVRLSRHDLYAIPRYRDVRTALMDWRTFSSARGVFVDPAMNAQLEGITLCSDPPEHTTMRSVLGRPLRQDRMRDVTPTIEAEADRVVTALVARGRFDAVTELAAHLPMAVVSDLVGIPEQGRAKMLEWAAAMWDMQGPANERFTKAAPAVEEFMAYVTHEAVPGRIDPDGWASQLYQAAAQGELPRDKCPAMMLDYITPSLDTTILAISNAIALFAENPEQWDLLRADRSLIPHAINETLRLESPVPQFSRVLTEDHEIDEVLLAAGSRVALLYGSGNRDERHYQDPERFDITRRASDHLAFGRGEHVCIGMHLARLEMGALLDRLADRVSRFEIVTSTPLINNGLRGLQHLEVTVRTGEHAATAG from the coding sequence GTGCCCGCCATACCGGTCAGCGATGTAGATCTCTACACCCGGGAGGCGCGGACCGACCCGTATCCGATCTATGAGGAGCTTCGCGCGCTCGGTCCGGTGGTGCGTCTGTCGCGCCACGACCTGTACGCGATCCCGCGCTATCGAGACGTGCGAACGGCCCTCATGGACTGGCGTACCTTCTCATCGGCCCGCGGTGTGTTCGTCGACCCGGCGATGAACGCCCAGCTGGAAGGCATCACGCTGTGCAGTGATCCACCCGAGCACACCACGATGCGCTCGGTTCTGGGGCGTCCCCTTCGGCAGGACAGGATGCGCGATGTCACGCCCACGATCGAGGCCGAAGCGGACCGCGTCGTCACGGCATTGGTCGCCCGGGGCCGGTTCGACGCCGTGACGGAACTGGCTGCGCACCTGCCCATGGCCGTCGTCTCCGACCTTGTCGGCATCCCCGAGCAGGGGCGCGCCAAGATGTTGGAATGGGCCGCGGCCATGTGGGACATGCAGGGCCCGGCCAACGAGCGCTTCACGAAAGCCGCGCCGGCCGTCGAAGAGTTCATGGCCTATGTCACGCACGAGGCGGTACCCGGGCGTATCGACCCCGACGGCTGGGCCTCACAGCTGTACCAGGCCGCCGCTCAAGGGGAGTTGCCGCGCGACAAGTGTCCCGCGATGATGCTCGACTACATCACACCGAGCCTCGACACGACCATCCTCGCAATCAGCAACGCGATAGCTCTCTTCGCCGAGAACCCTGAACAGTGGGACCTGCTGCGCGCCGACAGATCCCTCATTCCCCACGCGATCAATGAGACGCTGCGCCTGGAATCCCCGGTCCCGCAGTTCAGCCGGGTCCTGACCGAAGATCACGAAATCGACGAGGTCCTTCTCGCCGCAGGCAGCCGAGTGGCGCTTCTCTACGGCTCGGGCAATCGCGACGAGCGCCACTATCAGGATCCCGAGCGTTTCGACATCACCCGTCGCGCCTCGGACCATCTGGCCTTCGGGCGCGGTGAACACGTCTGTATCGGCATGCACTTGGCCCGCCTGGAGATGGGCGCGCTGCTGGACCGGCTCGCTGACCGTGTGAGCCGGTTCGAGATCGTGACGTCGACCCCGCTCATCAACAACGGCCTGCGCGGCCTTCAGCACCTTGAAGTCACCGTTCGGACCGGAGAACACGCCGCGACGGCCGGATGA
- a CDS encoding DUF1524 domain-containing protein — MRRTALGLAAVAAVVAGFTAGPASADPPAPPSLSTARAELTALSVAAPHSMDGYSRDAFDVWVGQPDGCTTRQDVLSRDGKDVVEGSDGCQPSSGSWYSVYDDTTVTVVAQATIDHMVPLAEAWRSGADKWTADQRKAFGNDLKDQQLFIASSSSNSSKSDSGPADWKPTNHAFWCTYGEDYTHIKSVFKLTTTDAEKSALTSMLDTCTS, encoded by the coding sequence ATGCGCCGTACCGCGCTGGGTCTGGCAGCCGTCGCTGCCGTCGTCGCCGGTTTCACCGCGGGTCCTGCTTCGGCGGACCCGCCCGCCCCACCCTCCTTGAGTACCGCGCGGGCCGAGCTCACCGCGCTGTCGGTAGCAGCCCCGCATTCGATGGACGGCTACTCCCGTGACGCCTTCGACGTCTGGGTCGGCCAGCCCGACGGCTGCACCACCCGCCAGGACGTCCTGTCCCGGGACGGGAAAGACGTCGTTGAAGGCTCGGATGGCTGCCAGCCTTCCTCCGGCTCGTGGTACTCCGTGTACGACGACACGACGGTGACCGTCGTCGCCCAGGCGACCATCGACCATATGGTCCCCCTCGCCGAAGCATGGCGCTCCGGCGCCGACAAGTGGACCGCTGACCAGCGCAAAGCGTTCGGGAACGACCTGAAGGACCAGCAGCTGTTCATCGCCTCGTCCTCCTCCAACAGCTCCAAGTCCGACTCCGGGCCCGCGGACTGGAAGCCGACGAACCACGCGTTCTGGTGCACCTACGGCGAGGACTACACGCACATCAAGAGCGTCTTCAAGCTCACCACCACCGACGCCGAGAAGTCCGCCCTGACCTCCATGCTCGACACCTGCACCTCCTGA
- a CDS encoding VOC family protein encodes MPREAQDDQVPEQGSLHHVEIWVPALDRAIADWAWLLEALGYTLHQSWDNGRSWRLGTTYLVFEQSPALTQPHHDRLAPGLNHLAFHINTPHTVDLLTAKAQENGWTLLFPDTHPHAGGPQQYAAYLENTDHFEIELVAMSARPAS; translated from the coding sequence GTGCCCCGCGAAGCCCAGGACGACCAGGTCCCGGAACAGGGATCACTCCACCACGTGGAAATCTGGGTCCCCGCCCTCGACCGGGCCATCGCCGACTGGGCCTGGCTCCTCGAAGCCCTCGGTTACACCCTCCACCAATCCTGGGACAACGGGCGCAGCTGGCGCCTGGGCACCACCTACCTCGTCTTCGAGCAGTCACCCGCCCTCACCCAGCCCCACCACGACCGTCTCGCCCCCGGGCTCAACCACCTCGCCTTCCACATCAACACCCCCCACACCGTCGACCTGCTCACCGCCAAGGCGCAGGAGAACGGCTGGACACTCCTCTTCCCCGACACCCACCCACACGCCGGCGGCCCCCAGCAGTACGCGGCCTACCTGGAGAACACAGACCACTTCGAAATTGAACTCGTCGCCATGTCCGCCCGCCCGGCCAGCTGA
- a CDS encoding YncE family protein — MANTSTNSVSELDLVSGWERERISVGWGPRGLGVVDGRFLLVSNSGADTVSVVDLATRSELVAVAVARDPRDITVSADGTVAYVALWGAGCVSRLDLTPLRAGRPDLVREAGRFTLGAGAHPCGMAVAPDGRCAVVACQSLGWVAVLDLVEERVLCRIGVPEGGGRSVAFTEDGEYAMVALERAGSVAVLDMLEMTLTRCIPVGPSPAGIAVDYEDGTLYCTLAPRSLAVVHLDGVDLSNEDGLPQYEYVSVGAGPSSICIAPLPASIPWPV, encoded by the coding sequence GTGGCGAATACCAGCACGAACAGTGTCTCCGAGCTCGATCTGGTCTCCGGCTGGGAGAGAGAGCGGATCAGCGTCGGCTGGGGCCCCCGCGGGCTGGGCGTAGTGGACGGCCGCTTTCTCCTGGTTTCAAATTCCGGTGCGGACACGGTCTCGGTCGTGGACCTGGCCACACGGTCCGAGCTGGTGGCGGTGGCGGTGGCGCGGGACCCGCGGGACATCACCGTGAGCGCTGACGGGACGGTGGCGTATGTGGCGCTGTGGGGTGCGGGCTGCGTGTCCCGCCTTGATCTGACGCCGCTGCGGGCGGGCCGCCCGGATCTGGTGCGGGAGGCGGGCCGGTTCACGCTGGGCGCCGGAGCGCATCCCTGCGGGATGGCGGTGGCTCCTGACGGCCGGTGCGCGGTGGTGGCGTGCCAGTCGCTGGGCTGGGTGGCGGTGCTCGACCTGGTGGAGGAGCGGGTGCTGTGCCGGATCGGGGTGCCGGAAGGCGGCGGTCGGTCGGTGGCGTTCACCGAGGACGGCGAGTACGCGATGGTGGCCTTGGAGCGTGCGGGGTCCGTCGCCGTGCTCGACATGCTGGAGATGACGCTCACCCGGTGCATCCCGGTGGGCCCATCGCCGGCGGGGATCGCGGTCGACTATGAGGACGGGACGCTCTACTGCACCCTTGCGCCGCGTTCGCTGGCCGTGGTGCACCTGGACGGTGTTGACCTGTCCAACGAGGACGGCCTCCCCCAGTACGAGTACGTGAGCGTTGGTGCAGGTCCCAGCAGTATCTGCATCGCTCCGCTGCCGGCGTCCATACCCTGGCCGGTCTGA
- a CDS encoding helix-turn-helix domain-containing protein — protein MQDSGDSLSGRMLGAELRRSRERRGYTLADAARVIRASTSKISRLERGQNPVKYRDLNDLAMFYGVSREERAHLDQLHQQVGNEDLIQRFSDVTPAYFKRLIGLERSASRITVYEPRVVPGLLQTEEYARALVRLIEVDRSERDIELLVLLRMERQLRLGGDGPSLAALIYERVLYEGFGPGRMMAEQMRYLRDAAAADKVTVRILPKQVIALPAPIFHLSFLDGEHQELAYVEHANSANYITQRAELDRTRSQLTNIRENVYTREDSVVALERAIDYWERIAAEEEQPC, from the coding sequence ATGCAGGATTCGGGCGACAGTCTCAGTGGCCGGATGCTGGGAGCCGAGCTCCGCCGTTCCCGTGAACGGCGAGGCTATACGCTGGCCGACGCGGCCCGGGTTATCCGCGCCAGCACATCGAAGATCAGTCGCCTGGAGCGGGGGCAGAACCCCGTCAAGTACCGTGATCTGAACGACCTTGCCATGTTCTACGGTGTCTCGCGCGAGGAGCGGGCCCACCTCGATCAGTTGCACCAGCAGGTCGGGAACGAGGACCTGATCCAGCGGTTCAGCGATGTCACGCCGGCCTACTTCAAGCGCCTCATCGGTCTAGAGCGGTCTGCCTCCCGGATCACGGTCTACGAACCTCGCGTCGTACCAGGGCTCTTGCAGACCGAGGAGTATGCACGTGCGCTGGTCCGCCTCATAGAGGTCGACCGCTCCGAAAGAGACATTGAGCTTCTCGTTCTCCTTCGGATGGAGCGGCAGCTGAGGCTCGGCGGTGATGGGCCAAGTCTGGCAGCACTCATCTACGAGAGGGTTCTGTACGAGGGATTCGGGCCAGGCCGCATGATGGCGGAGCAGATGCGATACCTCCGCGATGCAGCCGCGGCCGACAAGGTGACCGTACGCATTCTGCCGAAGCAGGTCATTGCGTTGCCCGCTCCCATTTTTCACCTGTCGTTCCTCGATGGTGAGCATCAGGAGCTGGCGTACGTCGAGCATGCGAACAGCGCCAACTACATCACCCAGAGGGCAGAACTCGACCGCACGCGAAGTCAGCTCACCAACATCCGCGAGAACGTATACACCCGTGAGGACAGTGTGGTGGCCTTGGAACGCGCCATCGACTACTGGGAGCGGATCGCCGCGGAGGAGGAGCAGCCGTGCTAG
- a CDS encoding protein kinase family protein codes for MQHPDPRYAGRLATYGTVATRLSLLSDRRLGEVVAAASPLGSGIGGRLAELDIDGTKVFVKRVPLTELELRPENVRSTANLFGLPMFYQYGVGSAGFGAWRELAVHTMTTHWVLGNEYDGFPLMYHWRILPDSPPEAFADEFGGIEGAVAHWEGSSAVRERLEAIGRSSSSLVLFLEHVPQTLATWLDNRREGVLESEEGSPYPWVEEALARGTAFMSSHGLVHFDAHFANVLTDGRLLYFADFGLALSSSFELSAVEVEFLSNHLAYDHCHTARHLLRHHLPERLRGGTEHEEFLREWVTGRRPEGVRPEIAAIIDRHARTAVVMGEFRRRLLTESKRTSFPAAEIERIRGDAVTALH; via the coding sequence ATGCAGCACCCAGACCCGCGGTATGCCGGGCGGCTCGCGACTTATGGGACCGTGGCCACGCGCCTGTCCCTGCTGAGCGACCGTCGCCTTGGCGAGGTCGTGGCTGCTGCCAGCCCGCTCGGGTCAGGGATCGGGGGCCGGTTGGCGGAGCTGGACATCGACGGGACGAAGGTGTTCGTCAAGCGGGTCCCCTTGACGGAGCTGGAGTTGCGACCGGAGAACGTGCGGTCGACGGCGAATCTCTTCGGGCTGCCGATGTTCTACCAGTACGGGGTGGGCTCAGCGGGGTTCGGGGCCTGGCGGGAGCTGGCCGTGCACACAATGACGACTCACTGGGTCCTCGGGAATGAGTACGACGGCTTTCCGCTGATGTACCACTGGCGCATCCTGCCCGACTCTCCTCCCGAGGCGTTCGCCGACGAGTTCGGGGGCATCGAGGGGGCGGTCGCGCACTGGGAGGGCTCATCGGCGGTGCGCGAGCGGCTGGAGGCCATCGGCCGGTCTTCGTCCAGCCTGGTGCTCTTCCTGGAACACGTGCCGCAGACGCTCGCCACGTGGCTGGACAACCGCCGGGAAGGTGTACTGGAGAGCGAGGAGGGCTCGCCTTATCCGTGGGTGGAGGAGGCTCTGGCGAGGGGGACCGCCTTCATGAGCTCGCACGGGCTGGTCCACTTCGACGCCCACTTCGCCAATGTGCTGACTGACGGCCGACTGCTCTACTTCGCGGACTTCGGACTCGCCCTGAGCTCCAGCTTCGAACTGTCAGCGGTCGAGGTCGAGTTCCTCTCAAACCATCTCGCCTACGACCACTGCCACACCGCGAGGCATCTCCTCCGCCACCACTTGCCCGAGCGCCTGCGTGGCGGCACGGAACACGAGGAGTTTCTGCGCGAGTGGGTGACTGGCCGACGGCCCGAGGGGGTCCGGCCTGAGATCGCGGCGATCATCGACCGGCATGCCCGGACTGCCGTCGTCATGGGCGAGTTCCGCCGCCGCCTACTCACCGAGAGTAAGCGAACCTCGTTTCCGGCCGCTGAGATCGAGCGGATCCGGGGCGACGCGGTCACGGCGCTCCACTGA
- a CDS encoding rodlin encodes MRARTALTAAALAAAAIAGAAGNAAAIGDGGTTSLSGNGSEQAFGNSKTDGAQSPQLTLVQGSLNKLCAGVPVKANVGSLVGVVPVAVQDIPVLSSPQNQQCTENSSQAKGDEPLSHILDQIPVLSGNGVGNG; translated from the coding sequence ATGCGCGCCCGTACCGCCCTCACCGCCGCAGCCCTTGCCGCCGCGGCCATCGCCGGCGCCGCTGGCAACGCAGCCGCCATCGGCGACGGTGGCACCACATCCCTGAGCGGCAACGGCTCCGAGCAGGCCTTCGGCAACTCGAAGACCGACGGTGCCCAGAGCCCGCAGCTGACCCTCGTCCAGGGCTCCCTGAACAAGCTGTGCGCCGGCGTGCCCGTCAAGGCCAACGTGGGATCCCTCGTCGGTGTCGTGCCGGTCGCGGTCCAGGACATCCCCGTCCTGTCGTCCCCGCAGAACCAGCAGTGCACCGAGAACTCCTCCCAGGCCAAGGGCGACGAGCCCCTGTCCCACATCCTCGACCAGATCCCGGTGCTGTCCGGCAATGGCGTCGGCAACGGCTGA
- a CDS encoding DUF397 domain-containing protein: MVENGVSAAEIEGVTWKKARASIGGGECVEAAGLPSGGVAVRNSRHPAGPALVFTEAEWSAFLAGAKGSEFDRLAT; this comes from the coding sequence GTGGTAGAGAATGGGGTTTCCGCCGCCGAGATTGAGGGCGTTACGTGGAAGAAGGCGCGGGCGAGCATCGGAGGGGGTGAGTGCGTCGAGGCGGCCGGGCTGCCCAGTGGTGGCGTCGCGGTGAGGAACTCCCGGCACCCGGCCGGCCCGGCCCTCGTGTTCACCGAGGCCGAGTGGAGCGCGTTCCTGGCGGGTGCTAAGGGGAGCGAGTTCGACCGCCTCGCCACCTAG
- a CDS encoding SAM-dependent methyltransferase, translated as MTNGEKPQTNRVIDTSRASAARMYDWLLGGTENYEVDRTACGELLTIAPSTQQLARNNRAFLRRVVRFLAAEKGIAQFLDHGSGLPTQDNVHQVAQHIAPGTKVVYVDNDPMVLAHARTHLDDNVNTMVVDYDMRLTKDIRSATSEFLDWSEPIAALFVSVLHCLPDADDETDPAALIRAVSEQLAPGSYVVICQLVSDDPDVRDGVTRLMDGATGGKWGRVRQPHEVARYFDSLDIEEPPGLVDVIDWLPDSPSPPPGMRPEDWVEWGGVGRVRTQR; from the coding sequence ATGACCAACGGGGAGAAACCCCAAACTAACCGCGTGATCGACACCAGCCGGGCCAGTGCAGCGCGCATGTACGACTGGCTCTTAGGGGGGACGGAAAACTACGAAGTCGACCGGACCGCTTGCGGTGAACTCCTGACGATCGCACCGAGCACCCAGCAGCTCGCGCGCAACAACCGGGCCTTCCTCCGCCGCGTCGTTCGGTTCCTCGCCGCGGAAAAAGGGATCGCCCAGTTCCTGGACCACGGGAGCGGCCTGCCCACGCAGGACAACGTTCACCAGGTGGCCCAGCACATCGCCCCCGGCACCAAGGTCGTCTACGTCGACAACGACCCGATGGTCCTCGCCCACGCTCGGACACACCTTGATGACAACGTGAACACGATGGTCGTCGACTACGACATGCGGCTCACAAAAGACATCAGGAGCGCTACCAGCGAATTTCTCGACTGGAGCGAACCCATCGCGGCGCTGTTCGTCTCCGTCCTGCACTGCTTGCCCGATGCGGACGATGAGACCGACCCGGCGGCCCTGATAAGAGCCGTCTCCGAACAGCTCGCTCCCGGCAGTTACGTGGTCATCTGCCAGCTGGTCAGCGACGACCCCGACGTACGCGACGGCGTTACTCGCCTGATGGACGGCGCCACCGGAGGCAAATGGGGCCGCGTGCGCCAACCGCACGAAGTGGCTCGCTACTTCGATTCTCTGGACATTGAAGAGCCCCCCGGCCTGGTCGACGTAATCGATTGGCTTCCCGACTCACCGTCTCCGCCCCCAGGCATGCGCCCGGAGGACTGGGTCGAATGGGGTGGGGTCGGCCGCGTCCGCACCCAAAGGTGA
- a CDS encoding ArsR/SmtB family transcription factor: MRESSGPGREPGPGGGEARARALDALLGATRAIVLRAVAERPGSTTGEISRVTGVAPATASHHTSVLRQAGLITTQRTGGSVHHRLAPMGESLLGRSQGP, encoded by the coding sequence ATGCGTGAGAGTTCCGGACCCGGGCGGGAGCCCGGCCCTGGCGGCGGTGAAGCACGTGCTCGTGCGCTCGATGCGCTGCTGGGGGCGACCCGGGCCATAGTGCTGCGCGCTGTGGCCGAGCGGCCCGGGAGCACCACGGGAGAGATTTCGCGGGTCACCGGGGTCGCTCCTGCCACGGCCTCCCATCACACCAGCGTGCTGCGGCAGGCCGGTCTGATCACCACGCAGCGGACCGGGGGCAGCGTGCACCACCGCCTGGCCCCGATGGGCGAAAGCCTGCTCGGCCGCAGCCAGGGCCCCTGA
- a CDS encoding YncE family protein, with protein sequence MRNIQFFSTDTDDGVVSVVAKTGPGEHRRVAQIPVGNAPRGGVKFTRDGRGFVCNTSQNTISEIDAVALTEVRRIEVGHGPRGQGMVPGDRYLLVSNSGSNSISVVDLELNTEIHQIPTGRDPRHMGISADGRTAWVCVWGEGYISKLNISALGSDNPAGITEISRIPVDREAHPYSLAIDPSGRKVFVANTQATFVTVIDAQTDQTQRVDVGFIGGRAVAFTPDGRHALVTVESISRVYVIDVNTLRVVRHVPVGPGPRGLVVDPGDDTAYITNFARANMMHSGDNHPLYGPNSLTMVDLSSAPLDRDEGTFTYEEVHVGYGPCSVVMFDLDTLSAEERARRVEHASTEA encoded by the coding sequence ATGCGCAACATCCAGTTCTTCTCGACCGACACCGACGACGGTGTGGTCTCCGTCGTCGCCAAGACCGGTCCCGGCGAGCACCGCAGGGTCGCGCAGATCCCGGTCGGGAACGCCCCGCGCGGCGGAGTGAAGTTCACCAGGGACGGGCGCGGGTTCGTCTGCAACACCAGCCAGAACACGATCTCGGAGATCGACGCGGTCGCCCTGACCGAGGTGCGCCGGATCGAGGTCGGGCACGGGCCCCGCGGGCAGGGAATGGTGCCCGGCGACCGCTACCTGCTGGTATCGAACTCCGGGTCCAACAGCATCTCGGTCGTCGACCTCGAGCTCAACACGGAGATCCACCAGATCCCCACCGGGCGCGACCCGCGGCACATGGGCATCAGCGCCGACGGCCGGACCGCCTGGGTGTGCGTGTGGGGCGAGGGCTACATCAGCAAGCTCAACATCAGCGCGCTGGGCTCGGACAACCCCGCCGGGATCACGGAGATCAGCAGGATCCCCGTCGACCGTGAGGCACACCCCTACAGCCTCGCCATCGACCCCAGCGGCCGGAAGGTGTTCGTCGCCAACACCCAGGCGACCTTCGTCACCGTGATCGACGCCCAGACCGACCAGACCCAGCGGGTCGATGTCGGGTTCATCGGCGGGCGCGCGGTGGCGTTCACCCCGGACGGCCGTCACGCGCTGGTGACGGTGGAGTCCATCAGCCGGGTCTACGTCATCGACGTGAACACCCTGCGGGTGGTGCGGCACGTGCCGGTCGGCCCGGGCCCGCGCGGCCTGGTCGTCGACCCCGGCGACGACACCGCCTACATCACCAACTTCGCGCGGGCCAACATGATGCACAGCGGGGACAACCACCCGCTGTACGGCCCGAACTCGCTGACCATGGTCGACCTGTCCTCCGCCCCGCTGGACCGGGACGAGGGAACGTTCACCTACGAGGAGGTCCACGTCGGGTACGGGCCCTGCAGCGTCGTGATGTTCGACCTCGACACGCTCTCCGCCGAAGAACGCGCACGCCGTGTGGAGCACGCCAGCACCGAAGCCTGA
- a CDS encoding acetyl-CoA carboxylase biotin carboxylase subunit family protein — MTLPGVLLLDAAGPEAGFLATTAAVRGYQVHAAMYAGYGPEPKGLLAGRVVTDFARPGRALDEIAAYSLRHGVGAVLTVNEYLTDLTAHLCAELGLPGNDPAAARAARDKAAMAETFTMAGIRTPYSVLVRDEAGLRATLADPRVGFPCVVKPVSAGGSAGVTVVTGPAGAAADTARAAVGMYESGGDPHILVQAYAAGTEYSVESLTQDGTTTHLAVTRKQVTAGQKRAETGHSLPVRCHRPSTRRRRRPSRRPVSGTVPRTPRSSSTRTGGARSSRSAPASPPGRSAS, encoded by the coding sequence GTGACCCTCCCAGGCGTGCTGTTACTGGACGCGGCCGGCCCCGAGGCAGGTTTCCTCGCCACGACAGCGGCCGTCCGCGGGTACCAGGTCCACGCCGCGATGTACGCGGGCTACGGGCCGGAACCGAAGGGACTGCTGGCCGGGCGCGTCGTCACCGACTTCGCCCGGCCGGGCCGGGCCCTCGACGAGATCGCCGCGTACTCCCTCCGCCACGGTGTCGGCGCCGTGCTCACCGTCAACGAATACCTGACCGACCTCACCGCGCACCTCTGCGCCGAACTGGGGCTGCCCGGCAACGACCCCGCCGCCGCACGGGCGGCCCGGGACAAGGCCGCCATGGCCGAGACGTTCACCATGGCTGGGATACGCACCCCGTACTCGGTCCTCGTCCGCGACGAGGCCGGGCTGCGGGCCACGCTGGCAGACCCACGGGTCGGCTTCCCGTGCGTCGTCAAGCCTGTGTCCGCGGGGGGCTCCGCCGGCGTCACGGTGGTGACCGGCCCGGCCGGCGCGGCCGCCGACACCGCCCGCGCGGCGGTCGGCATGTACGAAAGCGGCGGCGACCCGCACATCCTGGTCCAGGCATACGCCGCGGGGACGGAATACAGCGTCGAGTCCCTTACGCAAGACGGCACCACGACGCACCTCGCCGTAACCCGGAAGCAGGTGACCGCCGGCCAAAAGAGAGCCGAGACCGGTCACAGCCTCCCCGTCCGCTGCCACCGGCCGTCTACCCGGAGGCGGAGGCGGCCATCCAGACGGCCGGTATCCGGCACGGTGCCTCGCACACCGAGATCATCGTCGACGAGAACGGGCGGTGCACGGTCATCGAGATCGGCGCCCGCCTCGCCGCCGGGCAGATCGGCGTCCTGA
- a CDS encoding putative 2OG-Fe(II) oxygenase, producing the protein MERAGGPGKDFGYKAETSGELTSWGDPSADRLTRWVARTAHQVVEALTHKSLAAAYTESLQREAGHSTDAGEEPERRVGVAVSRSWASLYRPGDNHEAHFHPNTALAAIYYVSAPKTCELDLLDPRPYVDYFDPGISLAGDRHRVRISCLPGELVIFPGWVRHAVPPYTDDGIRISLSWNLNYTAHG; encoded by the coding sequence GTGGAGCGGGCCGGGGGGCCAGGCAAGGACTTCGGCTACAAGGCGGAGACGTCAGGTGAGCTGACCTCCTGGGGGGACCCGTCCGCGGACCGCCTGACCCGCTGGGTGGCGCGTACGGCCCATCAGGTCGTGGAAGCCCTCACCCACAAGTCCCTGGCCGCCGCGTACACGGAGTCACTGCAACGGGAGGCCGGCCACAGCACGGATGCGGGCGAGGAGCCGGAGCGGCGGGTGGGTGTCGCGGTCTCCCGCAGCTGGGCCAGCCTCTACCGGCCCGGCGACAACCACGAGGCCCACTTCCACCCGAACACCGCTCTCGCCGCGATCTATTACGTGAGCGCCCCGAAAACGTGCGAGCTCGATCTCCTGGATCCGCGCCCGTACGTCGATTACTTCGATCCCGGAATTTCGCTCGCCGGGGACCGCCACCGCGTACGGATCAGCTGCCTGCCCGGAGAACTCGTCATCTTTCCCGGCTGGGTCCGTCACGCGGTGCCGCCCTACACCGACGACGGGATACGCATCTCGCTGTCCTGGAACCTCAACTACACCGCCCACGGCTGA
- a CDS encoding HNH endonuclease family protein encodes MIKNLMRGLAAAALLTLPLAAAAPAPAANLPLPHAAPAPETTSLTNGIARLPVAPEHREGYERTKFKHWVDADHNGCNTRAEVLIAESRTKPVIEAGCKIVSGTWYSYYDGITVTAPGGLDIDHMVPLAEAWDSGASGWTAARRQAYANDLDAPRSLAAVSAKANRSKSDQDVTDWLPPLTDARCQYASDWTSTKLRWGLTVDTAERTALEHIASGCGQTNVEYETAP; translated from the coding sequence GTGATCAAGAACCTGATGCGCGGCCTCGCGGCCGCCGCCCTTCTCACCCTGCCCCTCGCCGCCGCCGCACCCGCGCCGGCCGCCAACCTTCCCCTCCCCCACGCCGCGCCCGCACCTGAGACCACGTCGCTCACCAACGGGATCGCTCGACTGCCCGTGGCTCCCGAGCATCGTGAGGGGTACGAGAGGACGAAGTTCAAGCACTGGGTCGACGCCGACCACAACGGGTGCAACACCCGGGCCGAGGTCCTGATCGCCGAGTCACGCACGAAGCCGGTCATCGAAGCGGGCTGCAAGATCGTCTCGGGCACCTGGTACTCGTACTACGACGGGATCACCGTCACCGCCCCCGGCGGCCTCGACATCGACCACATGGTCCCGCTCGCCGAAGCCTGGGACTCCGGGGCCTCGGGCTGGACAGCCGCCCGCCGCCAGGCGTACGCCAATGACCTCGACGCCCCCCGCAGCCTCGCCGCTGTCAGCGCGAAGGCCAACCGGTCCAAGAGCGACCAGGACGTCACCGACTGGCTGCCGCCACTGACCGATGCCCGCTGCCAGTACGCCTCGGACTGGACCTCCACCAAACTCCGCTGGGGCCTCACCGTCGACACCGCCGAGCGCACCGCGCTGGAGCACATCGCCTCCGGCTGCGGGCAGACCAACGTGGAGTACGAGACCGCACCGTAA